A region from the Candidatus Tenderia electrophaga genome encodes:
- a CDS encoding molecular chaperone GroES: MNIRPLHDRVVVKRLESEEKTSGGIVLPGSAQEKPIMGEVVAAGAGRVLDNGDKAALDVKTGDKILFGKFAGTEVKVEGEDYLVMREDDIFAIVE, encoded by the coding sequence GTGAATATTCGTCCTTTGCATGATCGCGTTGTGGTAAAACGCCTGGAAAGCGAAGAGAAGACCTCCGGCGGCATCGTGCTGCCGGGGTCGGCTCAGGAAAAACCCATCATGGGTGAAGTCGTGGCCGCAGGTGCGGGTCGTGTGCTGGATAACGGCGACAAGGCAGCCCTGGATGTCAAAACCGGCGACAAGATATTGTTCGGCAAATTCGCCGGCACCGAGGTCAAGGTCGAAGGTGAAGACTATCTGGTGATGCGTGAAGACGACATCTTCGCTATCGTCGAATAA
- the groEL gene encoding molecular chaperone GroEL (60 kDa chaperone family; promotes refolding of misfolded polypeptides especially under stressful conditions; forms two stacked rings of heptamers to form a barrel-shaped 14mer; ends can be capped by GroES; misfolded proteins enter the barrel where they are refolded when GroES binds; many bacteria have multiple copies of the groEL gene which are active under different environmental conditions; the B.japonicum protein in this cluster is expressed constitutively; in Rhodobacter, Corynebacterium and Rhizobium this protein is essential for growth) — protein sequence MAAKEINFSSKARRKMLDGVNVLANAVRVTLGPKGRNVVLEKSFGAPTVTKDGVSVAKEIELEDKFENMGVQMVKEVASKTADIAGDGTTTATVLAQSILNEGMKAVAAGMNPMDLKRGIDKAVIAAVEELQKLSKPCTDNKSITQVGTISANSDTVIGELIAQAMDKVGKEGVITVEEGTGLQDELEVVEGMQFDRGYLSPYFVSNAEKMQVELDDPYILICDKKVSNIRELLPLLEGAAKAGKPLMIIAEDVEGEALATLVVNNMRGILKVAAVKAPGFGDRRKAMLQDIAILTGGQVISEEVGLSLESATLEQMGSAKKIVISKDNTVVVDGAGTKSEIDARVGQIRAQLEETSSEYDREKLQERVAKLAGGVAVIKVGAATEVEMKEKKDRIDDALHATRAAVEEGVVPGGGVALIRALQGIKDLSGANHDQDIGIKIARRAMEEPLRQIVANAGEEPSVIVNKVAEGTGNFGYNAATGEYGDMFEMGILDPTKVARSALQNAGSIAGLMLTTEAMVADKPQKDGGAPAMPDMGGMGGMGGMM from the coding sequence ATGGCTGCTAAGGAAATCAATTTTTCTTCAAAGGCACGTCGCAAAATGCTGGACGGGGTCAACGTCCTGGCCAATGCGGTCAGAGTGACCCTCGGTCCCAAGGGCCGCAACGTGGTGTTGGAAAAGAGCTTCGGCGCGCCCACCGTCACCAAGGACGGTGTTTCCGTCGCCAAGGAGATCGAACTGGAAGACAAGTTCGAAAACATGGGCGTGCAGATGGTCAAGGAAGTGGCCTCTAAGACCGCCGACATTGCCGGGGACGGCACCACCACCGCCACCGTGCTGGCCCAGAGTATTTTGAACGAGGGTATGAAAGCCGTCGCCGCCGGTATGAATCCCATGGATCTGAAACGCGGCATCGACAAGGCCGTCATCGCTGCTGTGGAAGAGCTGCAGAAGCTCTCCAAGCCGTGCACCGACAACAAGTCCATCACCCAGGTGGGCACGATCTCCGCCAACTCCGACACCGTGATCGGCGAGCTGATCGCCCAGGCCATGGACAAGGTCGGCAAGGAAGGCGTGATCACCGTCGAAGAGGGCACCGGTCTGCAGGACGAGCTGGAGGTGGTCGAGGGGATGCAGTTCGACCGTGGCTATCTGTCGCCTTACTTTGTCAGCAACGCCGAGAAGATGCAGGTCGAGCTGGATGATCCCTACATCCTGATCTGCGACAAGAAGGTCTCCAACATCCGCGAACTGCTGCCGCTGCTGGAAGGCGCCGCCAAGGCCGGCAAGCCGCTGATGATCATCGCCGAAGACGTAGAAGGCGAAGCCCTGGCCACTCTGGTGGTCAACAACATGCGCGGCATCCTCAAGGTGGCCGCGGTCAAGGCCCCGGGCTTCGGCGACCGCCGCAAGGCCATGCTGCAGGACATCGCCATTCTTACCGGCGGCCAGGTGATCTCGGAAGAGGTCGGCCTGTCCCTGGAGAGTGCCACCCTGGAGCAGATGGGGAGCGCCAAGAAGATCGTCATCAGCAAGGACAACACCGTGGTGGTCGACGGCGCCGGTACCAAGTCGGAGATCGACGCCCGTGTGGGCCAGATCCGCGCCCAACTGGAAGAGACCAGCTCCGAGTACGACCGTGAAAAACTGCAGGAACGCGTCGCCAAGCTGGCCGGCGGCGTGGCGGTGATCAAGGTCGGTGCCGCCACCGAAGTGGAAATGAAGGAGAAGAAGGACCGCATCGATGACGCCCTGCACGCCACCCGTGCCGCGGTGGAAGAGGGCGTGGTGCCCGGCGGCGGTGTCGCCCTGATCCGTGCCCTGCAAGGCATCAAGGATCTGAGCGGCGCCAACCACGATCAGGACATCGGTATCAAGATCGCGCGCCGCGCCATGGAAGAGCCGCTGCGTCAGATCGTTGCTAACGCCGGTGAAGAACCCTCCGTCATCGTCAACAAGGTGGCCGAAGGCACAGGTAACTTTGGTTACAACGCTGCCACCGGTGAATACGGCGACATGTTCGAAATGGGTATCCTGGATCCCACCAAGGTGGCCCGTTCGGCGCTGCAGAATGCCGGCTCCATCGCCGGCCTGATGCTGACCACCGAAGCCATGGTGGCCGATAAGCCGCAAAAGGATGGCGGCGCACCGGCCATGCCCGATATGGGCGGCATGGGGGGCATGGGCGGCATGATGTAA
- a CDS encoding glutathione peroxidase, producing the protein MKHSSKIFFTWVAGLVLAGTVSAADTVCSEVLDFERKPLAGEGSINLCEHYRGKVIVVVNTASKCGYTYQYEGLEQLYSRYEAQGLVVLGFPSNDFANQEPGSADQIKTFCRLTYGVKFPMFAKTRVARGTDDPLFRALARHAGEYPQWNFHKYLIDRQGRVAASYASKVEPLGGELEAAVKGLL; encoded by the coding sequence ATGAAGCACAGCAGCAAAATATTTTTCACCTGGGTGGCTGGCTTGGTGTTGGCCGGCACGGTCAGTGCCGCCGATACGGTCTGTTCTGAGGTTCTGGATTTCGAGCGTAAGCCGCTGGCGGGCGAGGGCAGTATCAATCTTTGTGAGCACTATCGGGGCAAGGTGATCGTGGTGGTCAACACCGCCAGTAAGTGTGGGTACACCTATCAATACGAGGGACTGGAACAGCTGTACAGCCGCTACGAGGCGCAGGGTCTGGTGGTGCTCGGGTTTCCGTCCAATGATTTCGCCAATCAAGAACCCGGTTCGGCCGACCAGATCAAAACCTTTTGCCGCCTGACCTACGGCGTGAAATTCCCCATGTTTGCCAAGACCCGCGTCGCGCGCGGCACCGATGACCCGCTGTTCCGCGCCTTGGCCCGGCATGCGGGCGAGTACCCGCAGTGGAACTTTCACAAATACCTCATAGATCGGCAAGGCCGCGTGGCGGCCAGTTATGCCAGCAAGGTGGAACCCTTGGGCGGTGAATTGGAAGCCGCCGTCAAGGGCTTGTTGTAG